Proteins encoded within one genomic window of Hahella chejuensis KCTC 2396:
- a CDS encoding 2-oxoglutarate dehydrogenase E1 component, with translation MHESTMEQLWRTSHLAGGNFAYVEQLYETYLTDPNGIPQAWREYFDKLPKEEGLPSQDVPHSVIKEQFLKLSRRRAAAVEASPTSLVSTEHERKQVKVLQLINTYRFRGHQKAKLDPLNLMVREHVADMELEYHGLTKADLDTVFQTGSLCFGVETMTFGEIIRGLEFTYCDTVGAEYMHIVNTEEKRWVQQRLESVRSHPVYEKERRYHLLERLSAAEGLEKYLSSRYPGTKRFGLEGGESLIPLLDELIQRAGSYGAKEIVIGMAHRGRLNVLVNTLGKNPKALFDEFEGKRLLDEGSGDVKYHQGFSSNVLTPGGEVHLALAFNPSHLEIVSPVVEGSVRARQDRRDDTAGDAVVPVIMHGDAAFAGQGVVMETFQMSQTRGYGVGGTVHIIINNQVGFTTHRREDARSTEYCTDVAKMVQAPIFHVNGDDPEAVLFVTQVAMDYRNTFKKDVVIDLLCYRRRGHNEADEPSATQPLMYQCIKSLPTTRQIYAQRLINEGVITEEESARLENEYRDLLDKGDHVVKSLVKEPNKELFVDWSPYLGHQWTAKCKTGISLKTLQKLGRKMDVLPDGFVPQRQVSKILEDRKKMTQSAMPVNWGYAEVMAYATLLHEGHSIRLTGQDVGRGTFSHRHAVLHNQKDGGLHIPLQHLAEGQPVFDIYDSYLSEEAVLAFEYGYATTNPKTLVIWEAQFGDFANGAQVVIDQFITSGEHKWGRLCGLTMLLPHGYEGQGPEHSSARLERYLQLCAEHNIQVCVPTTPAQVFHMLRRQVKRPLRKPLVAMSPKSLLRHKDAVSTVEELAEGHFYTVLGEIDDHIDPKQVRRVIMCSGKVYYDLLDKRRNENIQDVAIIRIEQLYPFPEDDLEEVLSAYKKLTNIVWCQEEPMNQGAWYCSQHHMRNVLAKTHPKLYLEYAGRPGSAAPAAGYGHVHAEEQAKLVNDAFTI, from the coding sequence ATGCACGAAAGCACGATGGAGCAGCTGTGGCGGACTTCCCATTTGGCAGGTGGGAACTTTGCCTATGTTGAGCAACTCTATGAGACCTATCTCACCGATCCTAACGGCATACCCCAGGCCTGGCGTGAGTATTTCGACAAACTGCCAAAAGAGGAAGGACTACCCAGCCAGGATGTCCCTCACTCGGTCATTAAAGAGCAGTTCCTGAAACTGTCGCGCAGACGCGCAGCGGCTGTCGAAGCCAGTCCAACCTCATTAGTCAGCACTGAGCACGAACGTAAACAAGTTAAGGTGCTGCAGCTGATCAACACCTACCGTTTTCGTGGACATCAGAAAGCCAAGCTGGACCCTCTCAATCTGATGGTGCGCGAGCATGTCGCAGACATGGAGTTGGAATACCATGGTTTGACCAAGGCGGATCTGGATACTGTATTTCAGACCGGATCGTTGTGCTTCGGCGTAGAGACCATGACTTTCGGCGAGATTATTCGCGGTTTGGAGTTTACCTACTGCGATACCGTCGGCGCTGAGTACATGCATATCGTTAACACTGAAGAAAAGCGCTGGGTTCAGCAGCGCCTTGAATCAGTGCGCTCGCATCCTGTTTATGAGAAAGAGCGCCGCTACCATCTGCTGGAAAGATTGAGTGCGGCGGAAGGTCTCGAAAAATACTTATCTTCACGTTATCCAGGCACCAAGCGCTTTGGCCTTGAAGGCGGCGAGAGCTTGATTCCCCTGCTGGATGAGTTGATTCAGAGAGCGGGAAGCTACGGCGCCAAAGAAATCGTTATCGGTATGGCGCACCGTGGTCGTCTCAACGTGCTGGTCAACACCTTGGGTAAAAACCCTAAAGCCTTGTTTGATGAGTTCGAAGGCAAGCGACTGTTGGATGAAGGTTCCGGCGACGTGAAGTATCACCAGGGCTTCTCTTCCAACGTGCTGACTCCGGGCGGCGAAGTTCATTTGGCGTTGGCGTTCAATCCTTCGCACTTGGAAATCGTATCCCCGGTAGTGGAAGGTTCTGTAAGAGCGCGCCAGGACCGTCGTGACGATACTGCCGGCGATGCGGTCGTGCCTGTCATCATGCATGGCGACGCGGCGTTCGCGGGTCAGGGCGTGGTCATGGAAACGTTCCAGATGAGCCAGACCCGTGGCTACGGCGTTGGCGGCACTGTCCACATCATCATTAATAATCAGGTCGGTTTCACTACTCACCGCCGTGAAGACGCGCGTTCCACCGAATATTGCACCGACGTTGCGAAAATGGTTCAAGCGCCAATTTTCCACGTCAACGGCGATGATCCGGAAGCGGTTCTGTTCGTTACACAGGTGGCGATGGATTATCGCAACACCTTTAAGAAAGATGTGGTTATCGACCTGTTGTGCTATCGCCGCCGAGGTCACAACGAAGCGGATGAGCCTTCTGCGACTCAGCCGCTGATGTATCAGTGCATTAAAAGCCTGCCAACCACCCGCCAGATTTACGCTCAGCGGTTGATTAACGAAGGCGTCATCACCGAGGAAGAATCCGCTCGCCTGGAAAACGAATATCGCGATCTGCTGGATAAAGGCGATCACGTCGTTAAGAGCTTGGTGAAAGAGCCTAATAAAGAGCTGTTTGTTGACTGGTCCCCCTACCTGGGCCACCAATGGACAGCCAAGTGCAAGACTGGCATCAGTCTTAAAACGCTGCAGAAGCTCGGCCGGAAAATGGATGTGCTGCCTGACGGATTCGTGCCTCAGCGTCAGGTCTCCAAAATCTTGGAAGACCGCAAGAAAATGACCCAAAGCGCCATGCCGGTGAACTGGGGTTATGCAGAAGTTATGGCGTATGCGACGCTGTTGCATGAAGGTCACAGCATACGTCTTACCGGTCAGGATGTTGGTCGCGGCACTTTCTCCCATAGACATGCGGTTCTTCATAATCAGAAGGACGGTGGTTTGCATATTCCGTTGCAACATTTGGCGGAAGGTCAGCCTGTGTTCGATATTTACGACTCCTACCTCTCTGAAGAGGCGGTGTTGGCGTTCGAATACGGTTACGCGACCACGAACCCGAAAACGCTGGTGATTTGGGAGGCTCAGTTCGGCGACTTCGCTAACGGAGCCCAGGTTGTTATCGACCAGTTCATCACCAGTGGCGAGCACAAGTGGGGCCGTCTGTGCGGTCTGACCATGCTGTTGCCGCACGGCTATGAAGGGCAGGGGCCAGAGCACTCTTCAGCGCGTCTGGAGCGTTATCTGCAGTTGTGCGCTGAGCACAACATCCAAGTCTGCGTGCCGACCACGCCTGCGCAGGTGTTCCATATGCTGCGTCGTCAGGTTAAGCGTCCGCTGCGTAAGCCTCTGGTGGCGATGAGTCCGAAGAGTCTGTTGCGCCATAAAGACGCAGTCTCTACGGTTGAGGAGCTTGCCGAAGGTCACTTCTACACAGTCCTTGGCGAGATCGACGATCATATCGATCCGAAGCAGGTTCGCCGGGTCATTATGTGTAGCGGTAAGGTGTATTACGACTTGTTGGATAAGCGTCGTAATGAAAACATACAGGACGTGGCGATTATCCGCATAGAGCAGTTGTACCCGTTCCCCGAAGACGATTTGGAAGAAGTTCTGTCTGCGTACAAGAAGTTGACCAATATCGTTTGGTGTCAGGAAGAGCCCATGAACCAGGGCGCTTGGTACTGCAGTCAGCACCATATGCGTAACGTCCTCGCGAAGACGCACCCGAAACTCTATCTCGAGTACGCTGGACGTCCAGGCTCCGCCGCTCCTGCTGCGGGCTATGGTCATGTCCATGCGGAAGAGCAAGCTAAATTAGTTAACGATGCCTTTACTATTTAA
- a CDS encoding succinate dehydrogenase iron-sulfur subunit, which produces MLVSIYRYNPEVDEAPYMQDVELEVPAGKDLMVLDVLGLMKEKDPTLAYRRSCREGVCGSDGMNMNGKNGLACITPLSQVVKNNKLVLRPLPGLPVIRDLVVDMAIFYKQYEKIKPFLVNDNPPPAIERLQSPEEREKLDGLYECILCACCSTSCPSFWWNPDKFVGPAGLLQAYRFLVDSRDTSTEERLANLDDPFSVFRCRGIMNCVSVCPKGLNPTRAIGHIRNMLLQRAT; this is translated from the coding sequence ATGTTGGTAAGCATCTATCGTTATAATCCGGAAGTTGACGAAGCTCCCTACATGCAGGATGTGGAGCTGGAAGTCCCTGCGGGCAAGGACCTTATGGTTCTCGACGTGCTGGGACTGATGAAAGAAAAAGACCCGACCCTGGCGTACCGTCGCTCATGCCGTGAGGGCGTGTGCGGTTCGGACGGCATGAATATGAACGGCAAGAACGGCTTGGCCTGTATCACCCCTCTTTCTCAGGTGGTGAAGAACAACAAGCTGGTATTGCGGCCATTGCCAGGGTTGCCGGTTATTCGCGACTTGGTTGTGGATATGGCGATTTTCTACAAGCAGTACGAGAAAATTAAGCCATTCCTGGTGAATGACAATCCGCCTCCTGCGATAGAGCGATTGCAGTCACCCGAAGAGCGTGAAAAGCTGGACGGCCTGTATGAATGTATTCTATGTGCGTGCTGTTCTACTTCATGCCCGTCGTTCTGGTGGAACCCAGATAAGTTCGTTGGTCCCGCAGGCTTGTTGCAGGCATACAGATTCCTGGTCGACAGTCGCGACACTTCTACCGAAGAAAGATTGGCGAATCTCGACGACCCGTTCAGCGTATTCCGCTGCCGGGGAATCATGAATTGCGTAAGTGTTTGTCCGAAAGGCCTGAACCCAACCAGAGCCATCGGCCACATACGCAATATGCTCTTACAGCGTGCTACTTAA
- the sdhA gene encoding succinate dehydrogenase flavoprotein subunit, protein MSKLRTLSYDAIVIGGGGAGMRAALQLTESGVKTACITKVFPTRSHTVSAQGGITCAIASSDPNDDWRWHMYDTVKGSDYIGDQDAIEYMCSVGPQAVFELEHMGLPFSRTETGRIYQRPFGGQSKDFGKGGQAARTCAAADRTGHALLHTLYQGNLRGGTTFLNEWYAVDLVKNQSGAVVGVTAICIETGETVYVKAKATVLATGGAGRIYASTTNALINTGDGVGMALRAGFPAQDMEMWQFHPTGIAGAGVLVTEGCRGEGGYLINGEGERFMERYAPNAKDLAGRDVVARSMIMEILEGRGCGPNKDHVLLKLDHLGEETLHLRLPGIVELSKTFAHVDPAKEPIPVVPTCHYMMGGIPTNIGGQALTQDANGNDIVIDGLFACGEVACVSVHGANRLGGNSLLDLVVFGRAAGLHIEKMLKDGYGVDDASESDIDATMARLDRLNSGAGSEKVAEVRKDLQNTMQLYFGVFRDGESMQKGLKLLEELGGRVKNTVLEDKSMAFNTARIEALELDNLYEVAYATAVAAEERKESRGAHARNDYTERDDDNWLKHSLYFPVDKRVSKREVNFAPKIVEPFPPKARSY, encoded by the coding sequence ATGTCTAAACTTAGAACTCTCTCTTACGATGCGATCGTAATTGGCGGCGGCGGCGCCGGGATGCGCGCGGCGCTGCAATTGACGGAGTCCGGCGTTAAAACCGCTTGTATCACCAAAGTATTCCCAACTCGTTCTCACACTGTTTCCGCTCAGGGCGGGATCACCTGCGCGATCGCCAGTTCGGACCCAAATGACGACTGGCGTTGGCACATGTACGACACAGTCAAGGGGTCGGACTATATTGGCGACCAGGATGCAATCGAATATATGTGTTCGGTAGGTCCTCAAGCTGTATTTGAGCTGGAGCACATGGGGCTGCCATTCTCCCGTACGGAGACTGGACGTATCTATCAGCGTCCTTTTGGCGGTCAGTCCAAAGATTTCGGTAAGGGCGGCCAGGCCGCCCGCACCTGCGCGGCGGCGGACCGTACTGGTCACGCACTGCTGCACACTCTGTATCAAGGCAACTTGCGCGGCGGCACTACCTTTTTAAATGAATGGTACGCAGTGGACTTGGTGAAAAACCAGTCAGGCGCGGTAGTCGGCGTAACGGCTATCTGTATTGAAACCGGCGAAACCGTATACGTGAAAGCCAAGGCGACAGTTTTGGCTACCGGCGGCGCAGGCCGTATCTACGCATCCACTACTAACGCATTAATCAATACTGGCGATGGCGTTGGTATGGCTCTTCGCGCAGGCTTCCCGGCGCAAGACATGGAAATGTGGCAGTTCCACCCGACCGGTATCGCCGGCGCAGGCGTATTGGTGACGGAAGGTTGTCGCGGTGAAGGCGGTTATCTGATTAATGGCGAAGGCGAGCGTTTCATGGAGCGCTATGCGCCGAACGCAAAAGACCTGGCGGGTCGTGACGTTGTCGCCCGTTCCATGATTATGGAAATTCTTGAAGGTCGCGGTTGCGGTCCCAACAAAGACCACGTGTTGCTGAAACTGGATCATCTGGGTGAAGAGACGCTGCACTTGCGTTTGCCAGGCATCGTGGAGCTGTCTAAAACTTTCGCTCACGTAGATCCTGCTAAAGAGCCGATTCCTGTTGTGCCGACCTGTCACTACATGATGGGCGGTATCCCGACCAATATTGGCGGTCAGGCACTGACCCAGGACGCAAATGGCAACGACATCGTCATCGATGGTCTGTTCGCCTGCGGCGAAGTCGCATGCGTATCCGTACACGGCGCCAACCGCCTGGGCGGCAACTCGCTGTTGGATTTGGTTGTATTTGGTCGCGCAGCGGGGCTTCACATCGAGAAGATGTTGAAAGACGGCTATGGCGTGGATGACGCATCCGAATCAGATATTGATGCAACTATGGCGCGTCTGGACAGATTGAATAGCGGCGCCGGCTCCGAAAAAGTGGCGGAAGTACGTAAAGACTTGCAGAACACCATGCAGCTATATTTCGGTGTATTCCGTGATGGCGAAAGCATGCAGAAAGGTCTGAAGTTGCTGGAAGAGCTGGGCGGTCGTGTGAAGAACACGGTTCTTGAAGATAAGAGTATGGCGTTCAACACCGCTCGTATCGAAGCTTTAGAGCTGGATAACCTGTACGAAGTCGCTTATGCGACGGCTGTTGCGGCTGAAGAAAGAAAGGAAAGCCGCGGAGCGCACGCCCGTAACGACTACACTGAACGGGACGACGACAATTGGCTGAAGCACTCTCTTTACTTCCCTGTAGACAAGCGGGTAAGCAAGCGGGAAGTGAACTTCGCGCCGAAAATTGTGGAGCCATTTCCTCCGAAAGCTCGTAGTTACTAG
- the sdhD gene encoding succinate dehydrogenase, hydrophobic membrane anchor protein, whose product MVTSVTNLGRSGAYDWMVQRVSAVVLALYTAFMVGVLVFTPDLTYEVWSALFAKTWMRIFSLAALVALGAHAWIGLWTITTDYMKNGVIRFVAQAACGTIMFVYFIWGVQILWGL is encoded by the coding sequence ATGGTAACCAGCGTCACCAATTTAGGCCGTAGCGGCGCATATGATTGGATGGTGCAGCGGGTCTCCGCTGTGGTGTTGGCTCTTTATACTGCATTTATGGTTGGCGTCCTGGTGTTTACGCCGGATCTGACCTATGAAGTATGGAGCGCACTGTTCGCCAAGACTTGGATGAGAATTTTCTCCCTGGCTGCGCTGGTGGCGCTTGGCGCCCATGCGTGGATAGGTTTGTGGACGATTACCACTGACTACATGAAAAACGGCGTGATCCGTTTCGTTGCGCAAGCAGCGTGCGGAACTATCATGTTTGTTTACTTCATCTGGGGCGTGCAAATTTTGTGGGGGCTGTAA
- the sdhC gene encoding succinate dehydrogenase, cytochrome b556 subunit encodes MNSKRPVNLDLTKFHFPLPAITSILHRISGVIIFIAMAFLLWGLDASLASKESFASLQSVMDSFLAKLILWGILAALFYHFVAGIKHLIMDAGIGETLKGGQIAAKVVIAVSVVLILLAGVWIW; translated from the coding sequence GTGAATAGCAAAAGACCTGTTAATCTAGATCTGACGAAATTCCATTTTCCTCTACCCGCAATTACATCTATTCTGCATCGGATATCAGGTGTAATTATCTTCATTGCAATGGCGTTCCTGTTGTGGGGGCTCGACGCATCTCTGGCGAGTAAGGAAAGTTTCGCTTCCCTTCAGTCAGTCATGGACAGTTTTCTTGCAAAACTAATTCTCTGGGGCATTCTTGCCGCATTGTTCTATCACTTCGTTGCTGGCATCAAGCACCTCATCATGGATGCTGGGATCGGTGAAACCCTGAAGGGCGGGCAGATCGCAGCGAAGGTTGTGATAGCCGTGTCTGTTGTGCTCATTCTGTTGGCGGGAGTTTGGATATGGTAA
- the gltA gene encoding citrate synthase: MTDKKATLSVNGKTIELPVYSGATGPDVIDVRGLVEEGLFTYDPGFVSTAACESQITYIDGANGVLLHRGYPIEQLAEKSDYLEVCYLLIHGELPTAEQAEEFRSTVKNHTMIHEQLRNFFNGFRRDAHPMAIMCGVVGALSAFYHDTMDFSDEHHREIAAFRLMAKMPTLAAMCYKYSTGQPFMYPRNDLDYAGNFLHMMFGTPCEPYQVNPVVAKAMDRIFVLHADHEQNASTSTVRLAGSSGANPFACIASGIAALWGPAHGGANEAVLNMLLEIGDESRIPEFIQRAKDKSDPFRLMGFGHRVYKNFDPRAKVMKQTCDDVLKELGCENDPLFRIARELERIALEDPYFVEKKLYPNVDFYSGIILRAVGIPVSMFTVIFAMARTIGWFSHWHEMVSSSYRIGRPRQLYTGHTARDYPSK; this comes from the coding sequence ATGACTGACAAGAAAGCGACGTTATCGGTCAATGGTAAAACAATCGAGCTTCCGGTTTATTCCGGCGCCACCGGCCCAGACGTCATAGATGTCAGAGGATTGGTTGAAGAAGGTTTGTTTACCTACGATCCAGGCTTCGTATCAACCGCTGCCTGCGAATCGCAAATCACTTATATAGATGGCGCCAATGGCGTATTACTACACCGTGGGTATCCTATAGAACAGTTGGCCGAAAAGTCCGACTATCTTGAAGTCTGCTACTTACTGATACACGGCGAATTACCCACTGCGGAGCAGGCGGAAGAATTCCGTAGCACGGTAAAAAATCACACCATGATCCACGAGCAGCTGAGAAACTTCTTCAATGGTTTCCGGCGCGACGCTCACCCAATGGCGATCATGTGCGGCGTCGTCGGCGCCCTGTCCGCGTTCTATCATGACACCATGGACTTCTCTGACGAACACCACCGCGAAATTGCGGCATTCCGCCTGATGGCGAAAATGCCGACCTTGGCGGCGATGTGCTACAAGTACTCCACAGGTCAGCCGTTCATGTACCCCAGAAACGATCTGGACTACGCAGGCAACTTCCTGCACATGATGTTCGGCACTCCCTGTGAGCCATATCAGGTTAACCCTGTGGTAGCCAAAGCTATGGACCGCATCTTTGTCCTGCATGCGGACCATGAACAGAACGCATCCACATCAACCGTACGCCTGGCCGGCTCTTCCGGCGCAAACCCCTTCGCATGCATCGCATCAGGTATCGCAGCACTGTGGGGGCCCGCTCACGGCGGCGCCAACGAAGCCGTACTGAACATGCTTCTGGAAATCGGCGACGAATCTCGCATTCCAGAGTTTATTCAACGCGCCAAAGACAAGAGCGACCCATTCCGTCTGATGGGCTTCGGACACCGGGTCTACAAGAACTTCGACCCGCGCGCCAAAGTCATGAAGCAGACTTGCGACGACGTGCTGAAAGAGCTTGGCTGTGAGAACGATCCATTGTTCCGCATCGCACGCGAACTGGAGCGCATCGCCCTGGAAGACCCATACTTCGTAGAGAAGAAACTCTACCCCAACGTGGACTTCTACTCCGGCATCATCCTGCGCGCCGTCGGCATTCCGGTTTCCATGTTCACCGTCATCTTCGCCATGGCGAGAACCATCGGCTGGTTCTCTCACTGGCACGAAATGGTGAGCTCTTCTTACCGAATCGGTCGTCCGCGCCAGCTGTACACCGGACACACCGCCAGAGACTACCCAAGCAAATAG
- a CDS encoding NAD(P)-dependent oxidoreductase, which yields MESTETAALGRICFIGLGVMGFPMAGHLANNGHQVTVYNRNVEKSERWLKTHTGKFIRKLRDAAQCDVIISCVGDDNDLRSIYLGEEGLINQLRKGSLIIDHTTASASVAKELFETAQERNIGFLDAPVSGGQQGAENGALTIMCGGEEKDFARAQALFKHYSRAATLMGHAGSGQLTKMANQIAIAGLVQGLAEALHFAEQADLDPLQVVNVISKGAAQSWQMDNRHKTMIAGDYEHGFAVDLMRKDLSICLREASNNKARLPITALVDQFYAEVQSMGGGRWDTSSLLARLKR from the coding sequence ATGGAATCAACTGAAACCGCCGCATTAGGAAGAATTTGTTTCATCGGCCTCGGCGTCATGGGATTCCCGATGGCCGGCCATCTCGCCAATAATGGCCACCAGGTCACCGTCTACAACCGCAACGTCGAGAAGTCGGAACGCTGGCTGAAGACCCACACCGGCAAATTCATCCGCAAGCTGCGGGACGCCGCCCAGTGCGATGTCATAATCTCCTGCGTCGGCGACGACAATGACCTGCGCAGCATCTACTTAGGCGAAGAAGGCCTCATTAATCAGTTGCGCAAAGGCTCTCTGATCATTGACCACACCACCGCATCCGCCAGTGTCGCCAAAGAACTATTTGAAACCGCCCAAGAGCGCAACATCGGCTTTCTTGACGCCCCCGTATCCGGCGGACAACAAGGCGCAGAGAACGGCGCCCTGACCATTATGTGTGGAGGCGAAGAAAAAGACTTTGCGAGAGCGCAAGCCCTCTTCAAGCATTACAGCCGCGCTGCGACCCTGATGGGACACGCCGGCAGCGGCCAGCTGACCAAAATGGCCAACCAGATCGCCATTGCAGGATTAGTTCAAGGACTGGCGGAAGCGCTGCATTTTGCAGAGCAAGCCGACCTTGATCCGCTGCAAGTGGTGAACGTCATATCCAAAGGCGCTGCACAGTCCTGGCAAATGGACAACCGTCACAAAACCATGATTGCCGGAGACTACGAGCATGGCTTCGCTGTAGACCTCATGCGCAAGGACTTGTCCATCTGCCTGCGCGAGGCGTCAAACAACAAAGCCCGCCTCCCTATCACTGCTCTTGTCGATCAATTTTACGCCGAAGTGCAATCCATGGGCGGAGGACGCTGGGACACATCCAGCCTGCTCGCGCGACTAAAAAGATAA
- the topA gene encoding type I DNA topoisomerase, whose protein sequence is MGKSLVIVESPAKAKTINKYLGSEYVVKSSVGHIRDLPTSGGKETSSPKERAAEAAKMRKLPAEERESIKKRKARDQLISRMGVDPENDWAARYEVLPGKEKVVEELRRLAKSADQIYLATDLDREGEAIAWHLKESIGGDDSRYRRVVFNEITKSAITEAFKSPGQLDYNRVNAQQARRFLDRVVGYMVSPLLWSKIARGLSAGRVQSVAVRLIVEREREIRAFTPEEYWELHALLSKSKQQAKFQVAKYKGENYRPTNKAQSDKLTALLQTQAFKVVNREDKPSVTKAPAPFITSTLQQAASTRLGFSVKKTMVLAQRLYEAGYITYMRTDSTNLSADAVNACREFIGKKFGDKYLPDNPKTYVSKERAQEAHEAIRPSDINVGANQISGLEKDAEKLYDLIWRQFVACQMENARFLSTSIQVQAGDFELRTRGRLLQFDGFLKVLPAQAKKDDEAELPAFEVNDQLDLDKLEPTQHFTKPAPRYTEATLVKELEKRSIGRPSTYASIISTIQERGYVKLANRRFYAEKMGDIVTDRLTEAFTDLMDYGFTAKMEGQLDEIASGNEGWKQVLNAFYSDFAKKLEKADMEGGMRANQAVQTEIACPTCSRPMQIRTASTGVFLGCSGYALPPKERCKTTINLIPGDEVIRADDEEGEANALRAKKRCPICDTAMDSYVIDETRKLHVCGNNPDCEGYEVEGGQFKVAGYDGPTLECDKCGAEMQLKTGRFGKYFGCTSSTCGNTRKLLKNGEPAPPKMEPVVMPELACDKVDDIFVLRDGASGLFLAASKFPKNRETRAPLVEELIPHKKEIDPKHHYLLEAPTRDPEGNPAIIRFSRKTKQQYVMSEKGGKPTGWSAFYKDGKWVAKDK, encoded by the coding sequence ATGGGTAAATCGCTGGTAATCGTGGAGTCCCCTGCAAAGGCAAAAACCATAAACAAATATCTTGGTTCGGAATATGTAGTTAAATCCAGTGTGGGGCATATTCGTGATTTGCCGACCAGTGGAGGTAAGGAAACATCATCTCCGAAAGAGCGTGCGGCGGAAGCGGCGAAAATGCGTAAGCTGCCTGCTGAAGAACGCGAAAGCATCAAGAAACGTAAAGCCAGGGATCAATTGATCTCTCGTATGGGCGTTGATCCAGAAAATGACTGGGCGGCCCGCTATGAAGTCCTTCCAGGTAAAGAAAAGGTCGTTGAAGAGCTGAGGCGTCTGGCGAAAAGCGCTGACCAGATCTATCTCGCAACGGACTTGGACCGGGAAGGAGAGGCTATCGCCTGGCATCTTAAAGAATCTATTGGCGGCGATGACTCCCGTTATCGTCGCGTGGTCTTTAACGAGATCACAAAATCCGCCATTACCGAGGCGTTCAAAAGTCCCGGCCAGCTTGACTACAACCGCGTAAACGCCCAGCAGGCGCGCCGCTTTCTCGATCGTGTGGTCGGCTACATGGTGTCGCCCTTGTTGTGGTCCAAGATAGCGCGTGGTTTGTCTGCGGGGCGGGTGCAATCGGTTGCAGTGCGCCTGATTGTTGAGCGTGAGCGAGAAATTCGCGCCTTTACGCCGGAAGAGTACTGGGAATTGCATGCGTTGCTCTCCAAGAGCAAGCAGCAGGCTAAATTCCAGGTCGCCAAGTACAAAGGTGAGAATTATCGGCCCACCAACAAAGCGCAGTCTGACAAACTGACTGCCTTGTTGCAGACTCAGGCGTTCAAGGTTGTTAATCGCGAGGATAAACCCTCAGTCACCAAGGCGCCGGCGCCGTTTATCACTTCCACCTTGCAGCAGGCGGCGAGCACCCGTTTAGGGTTTAGCGTCAAGAAGACCATGGTGTTGGCGCAGCGTCTTTATGAGGCGGGTTACATCACCTATATGAGAACGGACTCCACCAACTTGTCTGCAGACGCGGTGAACGCCTGTCGTGAATTTATCGGCAAGAAGTTTGGCGATAAATATCTGCCTGACAACCCGAAAACATACGTGAGTAAAGAGCGGGCGCAGGAAGCGCACGAGGCGATACGTCCTTCTGATATCAACGTGGGCGCTAATCAGATTTCCGGTCTCGAAAAGGACGCCGAGAAGTTGTATGACCTCATTTGGCGTCAATTCGTGGCCTGTCAGATGGAAAATGCGCGTTTCCTGAGCACCAGTATTCAGGTGCAGGCGGGAGACTTTGAGCTAAGAACCCGTGGTCGACTTCTGCAGTTCGACGGCTTCCTTAAAGTGCTGCCTGCGCAAGCGAAGAAGGACGACGAAGCGGAGTTGCCGGCGTTCGAAGTCAACGATCAGTTGGATCTGGATAAGCTGGAGCCAACTCAGCACTTCACCAAACCCGCGCCGCGTTATACAGAGGCGACGCTGGTTAAAGAGCTGGAGAAGCGGAGTATCGGGCGTCCTTCCACTTATGCGTCAATCATCTCCACCATTCAGGAGCGCGGTTATGTGAAGCTGGCCAACCGGCGTTTCTATGCGGAGAAGATGGGCGATATCGTTACGGACCGCTTGACGGAAGCATTTACGGACCTGATGGATTACGGCTTTACGGCGAAGATGGAAGGTCAGCTGGATGAGATCGCTTCTGGCAACGAGGGTTGGAAGCAGGTTCTCAACGCGTTCTATTCTGATTTCGCCAAGAAGCTGGAAAAGGCGGACATGGAAGGCGGCATGCGCGCTAATCAGGCGGTGCAGACGGAAATTGCATGTCCGACCTGTTCACGCCCAATGCAGATACGCACTGCTTCCACCGGCGTGTTCCTTGGTTGTTCCGGTTATGCGCTGCCGCCGAAAGAACGTTGCAAGACGACGATCAACCTGATTCCTGGCGACGAAGTGATTCGTGCGGACGATGAAGAAGGCGAAGCGAACGCGCTGCGAGCGAAGAAGCGTTGCCCGATCTGCGATACCGCCATGGATAGCTATGTCATTGATGAAACCCGCAAGCTGCACGTGTGCGGTAATAATCCAGACTGTGAAGGTTATGAAGTCGAAGGCGGTCAGTTCAAAGTGGCTGGCTATGATGGGCCGACACTTGAGTGTGACAAGTGCGGGGCTGAGATGCAGCTCAAAACCGGCCGTTTTGGGAAGTACTTTGGCTGCACCAGCTCGACCTGCGGCAATACCCGCAAGCTGTTGAAGAATGGTGAGCCTGCGCCGCCCAAGATGGAGCCTGTGGTTATGCCGGAGCTGGCGTGCGACAAGGTTGACGACATCTTTGTGCTGCGCGATGGCGCTTCAGGGTTGTTCCTGGCGGCGAGTAAGTTTCCCAAGAATCGTGAAACGCGCGCGCCGCTGGTGGAGGAGTTAATTCCTCACAAGAAGGAAATTGATCCTAAGCACCACTACCTGCTGGAGGCGCCTACCCGTGACCCGGAAGGAAATCCGGCGATTATCCGCTTCAGTCGCAAGACCAAACAGCAGTATGTCATGTCGGAGAAGGGGGGGAAGCCCACCGGCTGGTCGGCTTTCTATAAAGATGGAAAGTGGGTGGCTAAAGACAAATAG